A single Phragmites australis chromosome 4, lpPhrAust1.1, whole genome shotgun sequence DNA region contains:
- the LOC133917161 gene encoding uncharacterized protein LOC133917161 isoform X1: MASAPDPADRALAALESCFRFLPADAVPAVVDCVLASSSAASPSQLFHALLHSSSSKQEQEQEQGLQAQSDHHAAISYTAALCHLLAQFDSPPKAKDALRLLLWRVFLPLLRDGIVPNHLHQVIALMCDAVSNTGSWDLLGATIVPFCIRSSAVAMGLYANDDSMLYHSTMEAGFDGENLSHMLPLSKASSVLASVLGDTLKRRRTILSVGLLTSQECAADLDALVQNLTWDISTLVLKMFAHGQEYRSCAARILLQPLLISLADVSCVNLTFGAVQHKLSRFGFLECIWKSCVSLFSLGCGERLDAYNILSLYFSTLKSGNLDAVLGADEVQEFDLRNVSEFWDELRRGLVDKDSLVRKQAFSVLKLSLSMFTSSSGNDVTHHFSSRSSTAFPAQTKSNTAATKRERWASKEAKSLGVREMGQSGEHCSSGQDRWRVFQLLYEMLQEYGTHLVEAAWTHQVVLLFESTPQSDYLSHTSHGAFHAQMESLEGILHWMAVLWERGFTHDNPQVRCLVMQSFLDIAWERYKVCTQIIPRGFVLGPLIRGLNDVVHHKDFGIGGVYNSKTIKGAERFFNTYAHNLTERDRIHLVWSLASAAKQDSFGRAGLMTLAFCVASCACQSDTNDVPCATSRKEVVKCDGDAPAAVRIVDLLDVLCILSERSKQHFNPKYRLKVCEQVIKVATSLISATEIPLNQLPHFISTIPREFTDYFGPLRVIVQKWFVQKKECSAGNTLLNKLIDFPTTFVKHKQEEGSKLFDDEDVGAWEAEARRWARILLLVTSEEQYLKRIFVFVEAYGYKLSDQCPIGECIPVKFFIIVLSLIEELEVRRKKLVCQNNTILKGGAHRANGLEHHDLNEKLAESLSLVLENMVLFSKTSCSIFWLRSVENTDLPYSVKGKLGGPSQRRLSTFITSSVLQGIWSMRCISSVALWCNHYSSGDSLSSTFSFLWDFCWEVIQHSTNATETGAELHLAAYEALAYVLVTLSTARNSRFLDPVEAKQTNQARKFSLDNLVTTFLDNINYILMNGTLTRSRRAVLMNWKWLCVDSMLSISCCYSENESQLKSLDPLFSYSTLRCILFDVIESLENAGENSVLSILRCVRSVLGLLHLNMGSRNFTSLGISYEIMMQLVKSSWILHLSCNKRRVAPIAALLSAILHPAIFPNLEMHQTNEKGPGPLKWFIGNLLNEGSKSPRTTRLAALHLSGLWLMYPQTLRFYMDELKLLSLYGSVAFDEDFEAELSENHEARFEVSMLAQSPDHEFMEVFINTELYARVSVAVLFHQIWKQIKEKSSLETEALQPGKLFLLKLLDSAVNDKDLSKELYKKYSSVHRRKVRVWQMICVLSHYVEDDIVGEVTSIIHICLYRNNLPAVRQYLETFAILIYLKFPTLAEEQLIPIFHDKGMRQQALSSYVFIVANVILHSRQLATQINHLNQLLPPIMPFLTSHHHSLRCFTQLLVHSVLSRLWPTLQLETSEDAVFERRCIQELKNYLAENSDCVRLRVSIEGFLDVFDPNASGTPLGIFGARPEVSDFECVPMSVMERVIDFLNDVREDLRHSIAKDSVTIKNEDLAVEEHHNEDKTDGSISEFLQPSQDALNFQKKITPHRDSEQPLNYRGHGTVGDDGISSLISEMEEDDQLFNLALEARKHAVETIKQSQQELIVVASLVDRIPNLAGLTRTCEVFKAAGLVVADKSIVQDKQFRLISVTAEKWVPMVEVPVDSVRVYLEKKRVEGYSVIGLEQTANSKPLDQFAFPSKTVLVLGREKEGIPVDIIHILDACVEIPQLGVVRSLNVHVSGAIAVWEYTRQHKQPS, translated from the exons aTGGCGTCTGCCCCTGATCCTGCCGACCGTGCGCTCGccgccctggagagctgcttcCGCTTCCTTCCGGCTGACGCCGTCCCCGCGGTCGTCGACTGCgtcctcgcctcctcctccgcggcctCCCCCTCCCAACTCTTCCACGCGCTCCTccattcctcctcctccaag CAGGAACAGGAGCAGGAACAGGGTCTCCAAGCCCAGTCCGACCATCATGCCGCCATCTCCTACACCGCCGCGCTCTGCCATTTGCTCGCCCAATTCG ACAGCCCCCCGAAGGCTAAGGATGCTCTGCGCTTGCTGCTGTGGAGGGTTTTCCTGCCGCTGCTCAGAGATGGCATCGTACCCAATCATCTTCACCAG GTGATTGCTTTGATGTGCGATGCAGTCTCCAATACCGGATCCTGGGACCTACTAGGAGCTACCATAGTTCCATTCTGCATTCGGTCATCTGCTGTTGCCATGGGTTTGTACGCCAATGATGACTCCATGCTTTACCACAGTACCATGGAAGCGGGTTTTGATGGGGAGAATCTGTCACACATGCTACCGCTCTCCAAGGCGAGCAGTGTGTTAGCATCAGTGCTGGGGGACACGTTGAAGAGGCGAAGGACCATCCTCAGCGTGGGGTTGCTTacctctcaggaatgtgctgctGATCTCGATGCACTGGTGCAGAATTTGACATGGGACATATCCACCTTGGTACTCAAGATGTTTGCACATGGTCAAGAGTATCGGTCTTGTGCAGCCCGGATCCTCCTACAGCCTCTACTCATCTCACTTGCAGATGTTTCCTGCGTCAACTTAACGTTTGGCGCAGTCCAGCATAAGCTATCGAG GTTTGGTTTCCTAGAATGTATATGGAAGTCCTGTGTTTCTCTGTTTTCTTTGGGGTGTGGCGAGCGGCTGGACGCATACAACATACTTTCTTTGTACTTCTCAACACTCAAATCGGGAAATCTAGACGCTGTCTTGGGAGCTGACGAGGTCCAGGAATTTGATCTTAGGAATGTCAGCGAATTTTGGGATGAACTACGCAGGGGACTG GTTGACAAGGATTCTTTAGTAAGGAAACAGGCCTTCTCTGTCTTGAAACTATCACTTAGCATGTTTACCTCTTCTTCTGGGAATGATGTCACCCATCATTTCTCCAGCAGGAGCTCAACTGCTTTTCCTGCTCAAACCAAATCAAATACTGCAGCGACAAAAAGAGAAAGGTGGGCTagcaaagaagctaagtccctGGGCGTCAGAGAGATGGGCCAATCAGGCGAACACTGTTCGAGTGGTCAAGATCGGTGGAGGGTCTTCCAGTTACTCTATGAGATGCTCCAGGAGTACGGGACACATTTAGTTGAAGCAGCCTGGACACACCAG GTAGTGCTGCTGTTTGAGTCTACACCACAGAGTGACTATTTGAGTCACACCTCCCATGGAGCCTTTCATGCTCAGATGGAGTCTTTGGAAGGAATTTTGCACTGGATGGCAGTTCTTTGGGAGCGTGGGTTTACTCATGATAATCCTCAAG TCAGATGCCTGGTTATGCAATCCTTTTTGGATATTGCATGGGAACGCTACAAGGTTTGCACCCAGATAATTCCAAGAGGCTTTGTTCTCGGTCCTCTGATACGTGGTTTGAACGATGTAGTTCACCACAAGGATTTCG GCATTGGGGGTGTTTATAATTCGAAAACCATAAAAGGTGCAGAGAGATTTTTCAACACTTATGCCCATAACTTGACGGAACG TGACCGTATACATCTGGTTTGGAGTTTGGCATCTGCTGCTAAGCAGGATTCATTTGGCCGAGCAGGGTTAATGACTCTTGCATTCTGTGTTGCTTCATGCGCATGTCAGTCAGATACAAATGATGTGCCATGTGCTACCTCTCGGAAAGAAGTGGTAAAATGTGACGGAGATGCACCTGCAGCAGTTAGGATTGTGGATTTGTTAGATGTCTTATGTATTCTTAGCGAGAGGAGCAAACAACACTTTAATCCAAAGTATCGTCTGAAAG TTTGTGAGCAGGTTATCAAAGTTGCAACATCGCTGATAAGTGCCACTGAAATTCCACTTAATCAGCTTCCGCATTTCATTTCTACAATACCTCGAGAGTTCACTGATTATTTTG GACCACTGAGAGTAATAGTTCAGAAATGGTTTGTTCAGAAGAAAGAATGTTCTGCCGGTAACACTTTGTTGAATAAACTTATTGATTTCCCTACCACCTTTGTGAAGCACAAACAGGAAGAAGGTTCAAAATtgtttgatgatgaggatgtggGTGCATGGGAAGCTGAAGCACGGAGGTGGGCaaggatccttcttcttgtaacATCAGAGGAGCAATATTTGAAGCGAATCTTTGTG TTTGTGGAAGCATACGGTTACAAGCTCTCTGACCAATGTCCCATTGGAGAATGCATTCCTGTAAAGTTTTTTATCATTGTTTTAAGCTTGATTGAGGAACTTGAAGTGAGGCGGAAAAAGCTTGTTTGCCAGAATAATACCATCTTGAAAGGAGGTGCACATAGAGCAAATGGCTTAGAGCACCATGATCTCAATGAGAAGCTTGCAGAATCATTATCTCTAGTTTTG GAAAATATGGTGCTCTTCAGCAAGACATCTTGCTCAATTTTCTGGTTGAGAAGTGTGGAGAACACGGATTTACCGTATTCAGTTAAAGGGAAGCTGGGAGGCCCAAGTCAGCGCCGTTTGTCTACCTTTATAACCTCTTCAGTGTTGCAGGGT ATTTGGTCAATGAGGTGTATTAGTTCTGTTGCCTTATGGTGTAACCATTACAGCTCCGGTGATTCTCTTTCTTCAACATTTTCTTTCCTATGGGACTTCTGTTGGGAAGTTATACAACACTCCACTAATGCCACCGAG ACTGGAGCTGAACTTCACTTGGCAGCTTATGAAGCTCTAGCCTATGTTCTAGTAACTCTATCTACTGCTCGCAATTCTCGGTTTCTGGATCCTGTGGAAGCGAAGCAAACAAATCAAGCCAGGAAATTTTCATTGGATAATTTGGTCACCACTTTCCTTGACAACATCAACTATATCCTTATGAATGGAACTCTAACACGAAGCAGACGAGCTGTTTTAATGAATTGGAAG TGGCTTTGTGTGGACTCCATGCTATCCATTTCTTGCTGCTATAGTGAGAATGAGTCTCAGCTGAAGAGTTTGGATCCTTTATTTTCATATTCAACGCTCCGATGCATTCTTTTTGATGTTATCGAAAG CCTTGAAAATGCTGGCGAAAATTCTGTCTTATCCATCCTGAGATGTGTGAGATCTGTTTTGGGGCTGTTACACTTGAATATGGGCTCCAGGAATTTTACCTCTTTAGGCATTAGTTATGAG ATTATGATGCAATTAGTAAAATCCTCCTGGATCTTGCACCTTAGCTGCAACAAACGCCGAGTGGCGCCAATTGCTGCACTATTATCTGCAATATTGCACCCAGCAATCTTTCCTAATTTGGAAATGCACCAGACAAACGAAAAAGGGCCAGGCCCTTTGAAATGG TTTATTGGGAATCTTCTTAATGAAGGTTCAAAAAGTCCTCGAACTACTCGCCTAGCAGCTTTGCATTTGAGTGGTCTATGGTTGATGTACCCACAAACTCTTAGATTTTATATGGATGAACTGAAGCTACTATCGTTATATGGATCTG TGGCATTTGACGAAGATTTTGAAGCTGAACTCTCTGAAAACCACGAAGCAAGATTTGAGGTTTCCATGCTAGCGCAAAGTCCAGATCATGAATTCATGGAG GTTTTCATTAATACAGAATTATATGCTCGCGTTTCAGTTGCTGTTCTCTTTCATCAGATTTGGAAACAAATCAAAGAAAAGAGTAGCCTGGAAACTGAAGCTCTTCAACCTGGCAAACTATTTCTACTAAAACTTCTTGACTCCGCG GTGAATGACAAGGATCTTTCAAAAGAACTTTACAAGAAATATAGCAGT GTACATAGGCGTAAAGTTCGTGTGTGGCAGATGATATGTGTTTTGTCACACTATGTAGAAGACGATATAGTTGGAGAAGTGACATCTATCATTCACATCTGTCTTTAT agaaataATTTGCCCGCTGTCCGGCAGTACTTGGAGACATTCGCTATACTTATTTACTTAAAATTTCCAACATTG GCAGAAGAACAACTTATTCCTATTTTTCATGACAAAGGGATGCGACAACAG GCACTGTCATCTTATGTTTTTATAGTAGCAAACGTGATCCTCCATTCAAGGCAGCTGGCTACCCAGATAAACCACCTGAATCAACTGCTTCCTCCTATAATGCCGTTTTTAACATCTCATCACCACAGTTTACGTTGTTTTACTCAG CTACTTGTGCACTCAGTGCTATCAAGGTTGTGGCCTACTTTGCAACTCGAAACTTCAGAAGATGCAGTCTTTGAGAGGAGGTGCATTCAAGAATTGAAAAATTATCTGGCAGAAAATTCTGACTGCGTGAG GCTCAGAGTTTCAATTGAAGGTTTCCTTGATGTTTTTGATCCCAATGCATCTGGGACTCCTTTGGGAATATTTGGCGCTCGTCCTGAG GTGTCTGACTTTGAATGTGTTCCAATGTCTGTGATGGAGCGAGTGATTGACTTCCTGAAT GATGTGAGGGAGGACTTGAGACATTCTATAGCAAAGGATTCAGTAACAATCAAGAATGAGGATCTCGCAGTGGAAGAGCATCACAATGAGGACAAAACTGATGGGAGCATATCAGAGTTCTTGCAACCTAGTCAAGATGCACTCAATTTCCAGAAGAAAATTACACCCCATAGGGACTCTGAGCAACCATTGAACTACAGGGGTCATGGAACAGTTGGTGATGACGGTATTTCAAGTTTAATTTCCG AGATGGAGGAAGATGACCAACTTTTCAACCTAGCGCTAGAAGCAAGAAAACATGCTGTGGAAACAATCAAGCAAAGCCAGCAAGAATTGATCGTGGTTGCATCATTGGTAGACCGCATACCTAATCTTGCCGGACTGACAAGAACATGTGAG GTATTCAAAGCAGCTGGTTTGGTTGTTGCTGACAAGAGTATTGTTCAGGACAAGCAATTCCGGCTGATCAG TGTGACTGCTGAGAAATGGGTGCCGATGGTGGAGGTCCCGGTGGATAGCGTGAGAGTGTACCTGGAGAAGAAGAGGGTGGAAGGGTATTCGGTGATCGGGCTGGAGCAGACGGCCAACAGCAAGCCCCTGGACCAGTTCGCCTTCCCGAGCAAGACGGTGCTGGTGCTGGGGCGGGAGAAGGAAGGAATCCCCGTGGACATAATCCACATCCTGGACGCGTGCGTGGAGATCCCGCAGCTGGGCGTGGTGCGGTCGCTCAACGTTCATGTCAGTGGCGCCATCGCAGTCTGGGAGTACACGCGGCAACACAAGCAACCAAGCTGA
- the LOC133917161 gene encoding uncharacterized protein LOC133917161 isoform X2 — protein MASAPDPADRALAALESCFRFLPADAVPAVVDCVLASSSAASPSQLFHALLHSSSSKEQEQEQGLQAQSDHHAAISYTAALCHLLAQFDSPPKAKDALRLLLWRVFLPLLRDGIVPNHLHQVIALMCDAVSNTGSWDLLGATIVPFCIRSSAVAMGLYANDDSMLYHSTMEAGFDGENLSHMLPLSKASSVLASVLGDTLKRRRTILSVGLLTSQECAADLDALVQNLTWDISTLVLKMFAHGQEYRSCAARILLQPLLISLADVSCVNLTFGAVQHKLSRFGFLECIWKSCVSLFSLGCGERLDAYNILSLYFSTLKSGNLDAVLGADEVQEFDLRNVSEFWDELRRGLVDKDSLVRKQAFSVLKLSLSMFTSSSGNDVTHHFSSRSSTAFPAQTKSNTAATKRERWASKEAKSLGVREMGQSGEHCSSGQDRWRVFQLLYEMLQEYGTHLVEAAWTHQVVLLFESTPQSDYLSHTSHGAFHAQMESLEGILHWMAVLWERGFTHDNPQVRCLVMQSFLDIAWERYKVCTQIIPRGFVLGPLIRGLNDVVHHKDFGIGGVYNSKTIKGAERFFNTYAHNLTERDRIHLVWSLASAAKQDSFGRAGLMTLAFCVASCACQSDTNDVPCATSRKEVVKCDGDAPAAVRIVDLLDVLCILSERSKQHFNPKYRLKVCEQVIKVATSLISATEIPLNQLPHFISTIPREFTDYFGPLRVIVQKWFVQKKECSAGNTLLNKLIDFPTTFVKHKQEEGSKLFDDEDVGAWEAEARRWARILLLVTSEEQYLKRIFVFVEAYGYKLSDQCPIGECIPVKFFIIVLSLIEELEVRRKKLVCQNNTILKGGAHRANGLEHHDLNEKLAESLSLVLENMVLFSKTSCSIFWLRSVENTDLPYSVKGKLGGPSQRRLSTFITSSVLQGIWSMRCISSVALWCNHYSSGDSLSSTFSFLWDFCWEVIQHSTNATETGAELHLAAYEALAYVLVTLSTARNSRFLDPVEAKQTNQARKFSLDNLVTTFLDNINYILMNGTLTRSRRAVLMNWKWLCVDSMLSISCCYSENESQLKSLDPLFSYSTLRCILFDVIESLENAGENSVLSILRCVRSVLGLLHLNMGSRNFTSLGISYEIMMQLVKSSWILHLSCNKRRVAPIAALLSAILHPAIFPNLEMHQTNEKGPGPLKWFIGNLLNEGSKSPRTTRLAALHLSGLWLMYPQTLRFYMDELKLLSLYGSVAFDEDFEAELSENHEARFEVSMLAQSPDHEFMEVFINTELYARVSVAVLFHQIWKQIKEKSSLETEALQPGKLFLLKLLDSAVNDKDLSKELYKKYSSVHRRKVRVWQMICVLSHYVEDDIVGEVTSIIHICLYRNNLPAVRQYLETFAILIYLKFPTLAEEQLIPIFHDKGMRQQALSSYVFIVANVILHSRQLATQINHLNQLLPPIMPFLTSHHHSLRCFTQLLVHSVLSRLWPTLQLETSEDAVFERRCIQELKNYLAENSDCVRLRVSIEGFLDVFDPNASGTPLGIFGARPEVSDFECVPMSVMERVIDFLNDVREDLRHSIAKDSVTIKNEDLAVEEHHNEDKTDGSISEFLQPSQDALNFQKKITPHRDSEQPLNYRGHGTVGDDGISSLISEMEEDDQLFNLALEARKHAVETIKQSQQELIVVASLVDRIPNLAGLTRTCEVFKAAGLVVADKSIVQDKQFRLISVTAEKWVPMVEVPVDSVRVYLEKKRVEGYSVIGLEQTANSKPLDQFAFPSKTVLVLGREKEGIPVDIIHILDACVEIPQLGVVRSLNVHVSGAIAVWEYTRQHKQPS, from the exons aTGGCGTCTGCCCCTGATCCTGCCGACCGTGCGCTCGccgccctggagagctgcttcCGCTTCCTTCCGGCTGACGCCGTCCCCGCGGTCGTCGACTGCgtcctcgcctcctcctccgcggcctCCCCCTCCCAACTCTTCCACGCGCTCCTccattcctcctcctccaag GAACAGGAGCAGGAACAGGGTCTCCAAGCCCAGTCCGACCATCATGCCGCCATCTCCTACACCGCCGCGCTCTGCCATTTGCTCGCCCAATTCG ACAGCCCCCCGAAGGCTAAGGATGCTCTGCGCTTGCTGCTGTGGAGGGTTTTCCTGCCGCTGCTCAGAGATGGCATCGTACCCAATCATCTTCACCAG GTGATTGCTTTGATGTGCGATGCAGTCTCCAATACCGGATCCTGGGACCTACTAGGAGCTACCATAGTTCCATTCTGCATTCGGTCATCTGCTGTTGCCATGGGTTTGTACGCCAATGATGACTCCATGCTTTACCACAGTACCATGGAAGCGGGTTTTGATGGGGAGAATCTGTCACACATGCTACCGCTCTCCAAGGCGAGCAGTGTGTTAGCATCAGTGCTGGGGGACACGTTGAAGAGGCGAAGGACCATCCTCAGCGTGGGGTTGCTTacctctcaggaatgtgctgctGATCTCGATGCACTGGTGCAGAATTTGACATGGGACATATCCACCTTGGTACTCAAGATGTTTGCACATGGTCAAGAGTATCGGTCTTGTGCAGCCCGGATCCTCCTACAGCCTCTACTCATCTCACTTGCAGATGTTTCCTGCGTCAACTTAACGTTTGGCGCAGTCCAGCATAAGCTATCGAG GTTTGGTTTCCTAGAATGTATATGGAAGTCCTGTGTTTCTCTGTTTTCTTTGGGGTGTGGCGAGCGGCTGGACGCATACAACATACTTTCTTTGTACTTCTCAACACTCAAATCGGGAAATCTAGACGCTGTCTTGGGAGCTGACGAGGTCCAGGAATTTGATCTTAGGAATGTCAGCGAATTTTGGGATGAACTACGCAGGGGACTG GTTGACAAGGATTCTTTAGTAAGGAAACAGGCCTTCTCTGTCTTGAAACTATCACTTAGCATGTTTACCTCTTCTTCTGGGAATGATGTCACCCATCATTTCTCCAGCAGGAGCTCAACTGCTTTTCCTGCTCAAACCAAATCAAATACTGCAGCGACAAAAAGAGAAAGGTGGGCTagcaaagaagctaagtccctGGGCGTCAGAGAGATGGGCCAATCAGGCGAACACTGTTCGAGTGGTCAAGATCGGTGGAGGGTCTTCCAGTTACTCTATGAGATGCTCCAGGAGTACGGGACACATTTAGTTGAAGCAGCCTGGACACACCAG GTAGTGCTGCTGTTTGAGTCTACACCACAGAGTGACTATTTGAGTCACACCTCCCATGGAGCCTTTCATGCTCAGATGGAGTCTTTGGAAGGAATTTTGCACTGGATGGCAGTTCTTTGGGAGCGTGGGTTTACTCATGATAATCCTCAAG TCAGATGCCTGGTTATGCAATCCTTTTTGGATATTGCATGGGAACGCTACAAGGTTTGCACCCAGATAATTCCAAGAGGCTTTGTTCTCGGTCCTCTGATACGTGGTTTGAACGATGTAGTTCACCACAAGGATTTCG GCATTGGGGGTGTTTATAATTCGAAAACCATAAAAGGTGCAGAGAGATTTTTCAACACTTATGCCCATAACTTGACGGAACG TGACCGTATACATCTGGTTTGGAGTTTGGCATCTGCTGCTAAGCAGGATTCATTTGGCCGAGCAGGGTTAATGACTCTTGCATTCTGTGTTGCTTCATGCGCATGTCAGTCAGATACAAATGATGTGCCATGTGCTACCTCTCGGAAAGAAGTGGTAAAATGTGACGGAGATGCACCTGCAGCAGTTAGGATTGTGGATTTGTTAGATGTCTTATGTATTCTTAGCGAGAGGAGCAAACAACACTTTAATCCAAAGTATCGTCTGAAAG TTTGTGAGCAGGTTATCAAAGTTGCAACATCGCTGATAAGTGCCACTGAAATTCCACTTAATCAGCTTCCGCATTTCATTTCTACAATACCTCGAGAGTTCACTGATTATTTTG GACCACTGAGAGTAATAGTTCAGAAATGGTTTGTTCAGAAGAAAGAATGTTCTGCCGGTAACACTTTGTTGAATAAACTTATTGATTTCCCTACCACCTTTGTGAAGCACAAACAGGAAGAAGGTTCAAAATtgtttgatgatgaggatgtggGTGCATGGGAAGCTGAAGCACGGAGGTGGGCaaggatccttcttcttgtaacATCAGAGGAGCAATATTTGAAGCGAATCTTTGTG TTTGTGGAAGCATACGGTTACAAGCTCTCTGACCAATGTCCCATTGGAGAATGCATTCCTGTAAAGTTTTTTATCATTGTTTTAAGCTTGATTGAGGAACTTGAAGTGAGGCGGAAAAAGCTTGTTTGCCAGAATAATACCATCTTGAAAGGAGGTGCACATAGAGCAAATGGCTTAGAGCACCATGATCTCAATGAGAAGCTTGCAGAATCATTATCTCTAGTTTTG GAAAATATGGTGCTCTTCAGCAAGACATCTTGCTCAATTTTCTGGTTGAGAAGTGTGGAGAACACGGATTTACCGTATTCAGTTAAAGGGAAGCTGGGAGGCCCAAGTCAGCGCCGTTTGTCTACCTTTATAACCTCTTCAGTGTTGCAGGGT ATTTGGTCAATGAGGTGTATTAGTTCTGTTGCCTTATGGTGTAACCATTACAGCTCCGGTGATTCTCTTTCTTCAACATTTTCTTTCCTATGGGACTTCTGTTGGGAAGTTATACAACACTCCACTAATGCCACCGAG ACTGGAGCTGAACTTCACTTGGCAGCTTATGAAGCTCTAGCCTATGTTCTAGTAACTCTATCTACTGCTCGCAATTCTCGGTTTCTGGATCCTGTGGAAGCGAAGCAAACAAATCAAGCCAGGAAATTTTCATTGGATAATTTGGTCACCACTTTCCTTGACAACATCAACTATATCCTTATGAATGGAACTCTAACACGAAGCAGACGAGCTGTTTTAATGAATTGGAAG TGGCTTTGTGTGGACTCCATGCTATCCATTTCTTGCTGCTATAGTGAGAATGAGTCTCAGCTGAAGAGTTTGGATCCTTTATTTTCATATTCAACGCTCCGATGCATTCTTTTTGATGTTATCGAAAG CCTTGAAAATGCTGGCGAAAATTCTGTCTTATCCATCCTGAGATGTGTGAGATCTGTTTTGGGGCTGTTACACTTGAATATGGGCTCCAGGAATTTTACCTCTTTAGGCATTAGTTATGAG ATTATGATGCAATTAGTAAAATCCTCCTGGATCTTGCACCTTAGCTGCAACAAACGCCGAGTGGCGCCAATTGCTGCACTATTATCTGCAATATTGCACCCAGCAATCTTTCCTAATTTGGAAATGCACCAGACAAACGAAAAAGGGCCAGGCCCTTTGAAATGG TTTATTGGGAATCTTCTTAATGAAGGTTCAAAAAGTCCTCGAACTACTCGCCTAGCAGCTTTGCATTTGAGTGGTCTATGGTTGATGTACCCACAAACTCTTAGATTTTATATGGATGAACTGAAGCTACTATCGTTATATGGATCTG TGGCATTTGACGAAGATTTTGAAGCTGAACTCTCTGAAAACCACGAAGCAAGATTTGAGGTTTCCATGCTAGCGCAAAGTCCAGATCATGAATTCATGGAG GTTTTCATTAATACAGAATTATATGCTCGCGTTTCAGTTGCTGTTCTCTTTCATCAGATTTGGAAACAAATCAAAGAAAAGAGTAGCCTGGAAACTGAAGCTCTTCAACCTGGCAAACTATTTCTACTAAAACTTCTTGACTCCGCG GTGAATGACAAGGATCTTTCAAAAGAACTTTACAAGAAATATAGCAGT GTACATAGGCGTAAAGTTCGTGTGTGGCAGATGATATGTGTTTTGTCACACTATGTAGAAGACGATATAGTTGGAGAAGTGACATCTATCATTCACATCTGTCTTTAT agaaataATTTGCCCGCTGTCCGGCAGTACTTGGAGACATTCGCTATACTTATTTACTTAAAATTTCCAACATTG GCAGAAGAACAACTTATTCCTATTTTTCATGACAAAGGGATGCGACAACAG GCACTGTCATCTTATGTTTTTATAGTAGCAAACGTGATCCTCCATTCAAGGCAGCTGGCTACCCAGATAAACCACCTGAATCAACTGCTTCCTCCTATAATGCCGTTTTTAACATCTCATCACCACAGTTTACGTTGTTTTACTCAG CTACTTGTGCACTCAGTGCTATCAAGGTTGTGGCCTACTTTGCAACTCGAAACTTCAGAAGATGCAGTCTTTGAGAGGAGGTGCATTCAAGAATTGAAAAATTATCTGGCAGAAAATTCTGACTGCGTGAG GCTCAGAGTTTCAATTGAAGGTTTCCTTGATGTTTTTGATCCCAATGCATCTGGGACTCCTTTGGGAATATTTGGCGCTCGTCCTGAG GTGTCTGACTTTGAATGTGTTCCAATGTCTGTGATGGAGCGAGTGATTGACTTCCTGAAT GATGTGAGGGAGGACTTGAGACATTCTATAGCAAAGGATTCAGTAACAATCAAGAATGAGGATCTCGCAGTGGAAGAGCATCACAATGAGGACAAAACTGATGGGAGCATATCAGAGTTCTTGCAACCTAGTCAAGATGCACTCAATTTCCAGAAGAAAATTACACCCCATAGGGACTCTGAGCAACCATTGAACTACAGGGGTCATGGAACAGTTGGTGATGACGGTATTTCAAGTTTAATTTCCG AGATGGAGGAAGATGACCAACTTTTCAACCTAGCGCTAGAAGCAAGAAAACATGCTGTGGAAACAATCAAGCAAAGCCAGCAAGAATTGATCGTGGTTGCATCATTGGTAGACCGCATACCTAATCTTGCCGGACTGACAAGAACATGTGAG GTATTCAAAGCAGCTGGTTTGGTTGTTGCTGACAAGAGTATTGTTCAGGACAAGCAATTCCGGCTGATCAG TGTGACTGCTGAGAAATGGGTGCCGATGGTGGAGGTCCCGGTGGATAGCGTGAGAGTGTACCTGGAGAAGAAGAGGGTGGAAGGGTATTCGGTGATCGGGCTGGAGCAGACGGCCAACAGCAAGCCCCTGGACCAGTTCGCCTTCCCGAGCAAGACGGTGCTGGTGCTGGGGCGGGAGAAGGAAGGAATCCCCGTGGACATAATCCACATCCTGGACGCGTGCGTGGAGATCCCGCAGCTGGGCGTGGTGCGGTCGCTCAACGTTCATGTCAGTGGCGCCATCGCAGTCTGGGAGTACACGCGGCAACACAAGCAACCAAGCTGA